A single window of Nicotiana tomentosiformis chromosome 1, ASM39032v3, whole genome shotgun sequence DNA harbors:
- the LOC138907780 gene encoding uncharacterized protein, which produces MVRDMRARVRRFVLGLSDDLFVDANIASQSNDMTITKMVAFVQGNEDRLKEEERLQREKDREFSKRAKSAGNFSQGESQAGGNRPFFRKPKLGPAPSSASAPIQKSNFNKKNQNFRATGSQLHTSVDYRVAGYPICNRGNVAQSTNSAAPQNSQHQQGHSAAKSSNVGGGRNCLYALAGHQDIEARGDVVTGTLTVFTFDVYALMDPGSSLSYVTPYIAKKFRIEPEKLCEPFEVSTLVGESVIARCIYRRYPVKVYYRLTVADLVELEMVDFDVIMGMDWLESSYATVGCRTKIVSFEFPSEPVLEWKGDAVAHMGRFISYLKARKMISKGYIYHLVRVRDADAQIPTLQSVPIVNEFPKVFPEDLPGVPPDREIDFGIDLLPGTKPISILLYRMAPSELKDLKVQLKDLLDKGFIRPNVSPWGASVLFVRKKDGSLRMCIDYHQLNKVTIKNKYPLPRIYDSSDQL; this is translated from the exons ATGGTACGTGATATGAGGGCCAGAGTTAGGCGGTTTGTATTGGGGCTATCAGATGATTTGTTTGTTGATGCTAATATAGCTTCTCAGAGCAATGACATGACCATTACTAAGATGGTTGCCTTTGTTCAAGGGAACGAAGACAGGTTGAAAGAAGAAGAGCGGCTACAGAGAGAAAAGGACAGGGAATTCAGCAAGAGAGCTAAGTCTGCAGGAAATTTCAGCCAAGGGGAATCTCAAGCAGGTGGCAATCGCCCGTTCTTCAGGAAACCAAAATTAGGACCGGCTCCATCTTCAGCTAGTGCACCAATTCAGAAGTCCAATTTTAACAAGAAAAACCAGAATTTCAGAGCAACAGGCTCACAGTTACATACAAGTGTGGACTACAGAGTCGCTGGTTACCCTATCTGCAACAG AGGCAATGTAGCTCAGTCAACTAATTCAGCAGCCCCTCAGAACTCTCAGCACCAACAAGGGCATAGTGCAGCAAAGTCCAGTAATGTAGGCGGTGGTCGAAACTGCTTGTATGCGCTGGCAGGCCATCAGGATATAGAGGCTCGTggagatgttgtcacaggtacgCTAACCGTCTTCACTTTTGATGTTTATGCTCTTATGGATCCAGGATCCTCCCTATCTTATGTAACCCCATATATTGCTAAGAAATTTAGGATAGAACCAGAAAAGTTATGTGAACCCTTTGAAGTGTCCACTCTAGTTGGAGAATCAGTTATAGCTAGATGTATCTATAGGAGATATCCAGTCAAAGTGTATTATCGCCTTACTGTAGCAGACTTAGTGGAATTGGAGATGGTAGACTTCGATGTAAtcatgggaatggattggttagAGTCCAGTTATGCCACAGTGGGTTGTAGAACCAAAATAGTAAGTTTCGAATTTCCCAGTGAACCAGTCTTAGAATGGAAGGGTGATGCAGTAGCACATatgggtaggtttatttcctaccttaaagCTAGAAAGATGATTTCTAAAGGGTATATCTATCATCTGGTTCGAGTTAGGGATGCAGATGCTCAGATTCCCACTCTCCAGTCAGTACCAATTGTAAATGAGTTCCCAAAAGTGTTTCCTGAAGATCTTCCCGGAGTTCCTCCCGATCGAGAGATTGACTTTGGAATTGATCTACTCCCTGGCACTAAGCCGATATCTATTCTGCTTTATAGAATGGCTCCATCAGAGTTGAAAGATCTAAAAGTCCAGTTGAAAGATCTTCTAGATAAGGGATTTATAAGGCCAAATGTCTCACCTTGGGGCGCATCGGTCTTGTTTGTCCGAAAGAAGGATGGGTCTTTGCGCATGTGCATtgactatcatcagttgaataaagtcaccatcaagaacaagtaccctctTCCCAGAATATATGATTCATCTGATCAACTTTAG